In Gemmobacter fulvus, a single window of DNA contains:
- a CDS encoding MBL fold metallo-hydrolase: MIRSRPEDWYRLRPLSDGVTWIDEPHIREFYRCNIWHVRGRDRDMLVDSGMGVVSLRQWVPRVSERPLDAVASHTHFDHIGCHHEFSCRLCHAAEAAILADPTRAATFADKYATDDIFTRLPPEPYESARYEVKSAPATRILQDGDAIDLGDRHFEVIHTPGHSPGGIALWERASGILFSGDIVYDGPLIEGSTPEEDRQYVDSMKRLYDLPVRVVHGGHFPSYDGARHRQIIGTWLAAKDTA; this comes from the coding sequence ATGATCCGCAGTCGCCCAGAGGATTGGTATCGCCTTCGCCCGTTGTCGGACGGCGTGACCTGGATCGACGAGCCGCATATCCGGGAGTTCTATCGCTGCAACATCTGGCATGTGCGCGGGCGCGACCGGGATATGCTGGTCGACAGCGGCATGGGGGTGGTCAGCCTGCGGCAATGGGTGCCACGGGTTTCGGAACGCCCGCTGGATGCAGTGGCAAGCCATACGCATTTCGACCATATCGGCTGCCATCACGAATTTTCCTGCCGCCTGTGCCACGCGGCTGAGGCGGCCATTCTGGCAGATCCGACGCGCGCGGCGACTTTCGCGGACAAATATGCCACCGATGATATTTTCACCCGTTTGCCGCCAGAGCCCTATGAATCGGCCCGTTACGAAGTGAAATCCGCCCCTGCCACACGGATCTTGCAGGATGGCGACGCGATTGATCTGGGCGACCGGCATTTCGAGGTGATCCACACCCCCGGCCATTCGCCCGGCGGCATCGCGCTGTGGGAGCGCGCCAGCGGCATCCTGTTTTCGGGCGATATCGTCTATGACGGCCCGCTGATTGAAGGCAGCACCCCCGAAGAGGACCGCCAGTATGTCGACAGCATGAAGCGCCTCTATGATCTGCCGGTGCGGGTGGTGCATGGCGGGCATTTTCCCAGCTATGATGGCGCAAGGCACCGGCAGATCATCGGCACCTGGCTGGCAGCAAAGGACACTGCATGA